The Bacteroidota bacterium genome includes a region encoding these proteins:
- a CDS encoding cytochrome c biogenesis protein yields the protein MKSIVHTKWYQILLFFLMAYVIVAGITFPIVAKPSAWYEFPFIMGLGENAKIIFFHVPSSWLSVVAFLMATIYSIKYLRKKNIEDDMKAYTSIQIGMVFVILATITGSVWAKFAWGSFWHWDPRETSIFALLLIYGALFALRSAIDNEEKRATLSAVYNLIVFVTVPFFIFIMPRIMAGLHPGSADDDNAGPVINFKMNQNMQVVFYISLTAFSMLYAWMWGVGSRSMILLDKIKKQKLY from the coding sequence ATGAAGAGTATCGTACATACAAAGTGGTATCAAATCCTGCTGTTTTTCCTCATGGCTTATGTTATTGTTGCAGGAATTACATTTCCGATAGTTGCAAAACCCTCGGCATGGTATGAATTCCCGTTCATTATGGGTCTTGGTGAAAATGCCAAGATAATATTCTTCCATGTACCGAGCTCGTGGCTGTCGGTGGTTGCATTTTTGATGGCAACCATTTACAGTATAAAATATCTTCGCAAGAAGAATATTGAAGACGATATGAAAGCCTACACTTCGATCCAGATAGGAATGGTTTTTGTAATTCTCGCCACGATAACAGGATCCGTCTGGGCAAAGTTTGCATGGGGTTCGTTTTGGCACTGGGATCCCCGTGAGACCAGTATTTTCGCACTCCTCCTCATCTATGGAGCCCTGTTTGCCCTTCGCTCTGCAATCGACAATGAAGAAAAGCGGGCTACACTTTCAGCAGTTTACAATCTGATTGTGTTCGTTACCGTTCCTTTTTTCATTTTCATAATGCCGAGAATAATGGCAGGCCTTCACCCCGGAAGTGCTGACGATGACAACGCCGGTCCTGTAATCAACTTCAAAATGAATCAGAACATGCAAGTGGTTTTCTACATTTCACTCACAGCTTTCAGCATGCTTTATGCCTGGATGTGGGGAGTCGGTTCCAGAAGCATGATTTTACTCGACAAGATTAAAAAACAGAAACTTTACTAA
- the rpmB gene encoding 50S ribosomal protein L28 — MSRTCQVTGIKPKYGSSISHAHNHTKRRFLPNLQKKRIWVQELNRFVTVKLTAKAIKTIAKNGTAVIAQLVREKKIAVR, encoded by the coding sequence ATGTCAAGAACATGCCAGGTTACCGGAATAAAACCAAAGTACGGCAGCAGCATTTCGCACGCTCACAATCACACCAAAAGAAGATTCCTTCCAAATCTCCAGAAAAAGAGAATTTGGGTTCAGGAACTTAACAGGTTTGTTACAGTGAAGCTCACCGCTAAAGCAATCAAAACCATTGCAAAAAATGGCACTGCTGTTATCGCGCAGCTTGTCAGAGAGAAAAAAATCGCTGTAAGATAA
- a CDS encoding ABC transporter ATP-binding protein: MIELDNIYKNFGDNQVLRGVSLKINKGEALAIIGRSGCGKSVLLKHIIGLLKPDSGTVTVEGYDVNKIKEKELYELRKKFGFLFQSAALFDSMTVGENVSLPLIEGNRKYTKAQVDDLVAEKLELVGLPGIEAQKPAELSGGMRKRVGLARALITNPEYILYDEPTTGLDPIMSESIDNLIKDLSVKLNVTSIVVTHDMISVRIVAERVAMAHEGKIYFTGTPAELLASEDATITDFIARTL; this comes from the coding sequence ATGATTGAGCTCGATAATATTTATAAAAATTTCGGTGACAATCAGGTCTTAAGAGGAGTTAGCCTGAAAATCAACAAGGGAGAAGCTCTTGCCATAATCGGCAGATCAGGGTGTGGTAAATCAGTACTCCTCAAACACATTATCGGACTGCTGAAACCCGACTCCGGTACCGTAACAGTGGAAGGATACGATGTTAATAAAATCAAAGAGAAAGAACTTTACGAGCTTCGCAAAAAGTTTGGCTTCCTTTTCCAGAGTGCTGCCCTTTTTGATTCAATGACTGTTGGAGAAAATGTCTCACTCCCCCTCATCGAAGGAAATAGAAAATATACAAAGGCGCAGGTTGACGACCTTGTTGCGGAAAAACTCGAACTCGTCGGCTTGCCCGGAATAGAAGCACAAAAACCTGCCGAACTTTCCGGTGGTATGCGAAAAAGAGTGGGACTCGCCCGTGCCCTCATCACCAATCCTGAATACATCCTTTACGATGAACCGACAACCGGACTCGACCCCATAATGAGTGAATCAATCGACAATCTCATCAAAGATCTCAGCGTAAAATTAAATGTAACCTCCATCGTCGTCACCCACGACATGATCAGCGTAAGAATTGTCGCTGAGCGCGTCGCAATGGCACACGAAGGCAAAATCTACTTTACAGGCACTCCCGCCGAACTCCTCGCCTCCGAGGATGCAACAATCACCGACTTTATCGCCAGAACCCTTTAG
- the dprA gene encoding DNA-processing protein DprA, whose amino-acid sequence MKSIPIEEFIALRRLLNCKQIGIVTVKAMLDIYGTGIKTIETPAKDVAKQVKLSESAYKGFLEGVKNGDFDSIYKKDYDYVTSFGWIAAYGSESYPQQLVNIYDSPILIYVIGEILEQDKKSLGIVGTRTPTPYGTKTASDISKGIVKEGFTVISGLARGIDTTSHKSALSAGGRTIAVLGSGFKNIYPAENKKLAKEIASSGAVITEYAPDTKPDAINFPARNRIISGFSLGTLVVEAAEKGGALHTAAFAIDQGKAVFAIPGNINSAKSGGTNRLIQRGEAKLVIDTNDILDELNIKPLNTTVTPKNEPLLEELSMFEEKLYSSIEYQPLHIDEIASLTGLNVSECLINLLQLEFKGLIRQLPGKNFVRI is encoded by the coding sequence ATGAAATCAATCCCGATTGAAGAATTCATTGCTCTTCGAAGGTTGCTCAACTGCAAACAAATCGGGATAGTCACAGTGAAGGCGATGCTCGATATCTATGGTACCGGCATTAAAACAATTGAAACCCCCGCCAAAGATGTAGCCAAACAAGTCAAACTCTCGGAATCCGCTTACAAAGGTTTTCTGGAAGGAGTAAAAAACGGCGACTTCGATTCCATTTACAAAAAAGATTACGATTATGTCACTTCATTCGGCTGGATAGCAGCTTACGGCTCAGAGTCGTATCCGCAGCAGCTTGTTAATATTTACGATTCTCCAATTCTTATATATGTAATCGGCGAAATTCTTGAGCAGGATAAAAAATCCCTCGGTATTGTCGGAACAAGAACCCCAACCCCTTACGGAACGAAAACCGCATCTGACATTTCAAAAGGAATTGTGAAGGAAGGTTTTACTGTAATCAGCGGACTTGCACGGGGAATCGATACCACTTCCCATAAATCCGCCCTCTCGGCTGGTGGAAGAACAATCGCCGTTCTCGGAAGCGGATTCAAAAACATCTATCCCGCAGAAAACAAAAAGCTTGCCAAAGAAATCGCCTCCTCAGGAGCAGTAATAACCGAATATGCCCCCGATACAAAACCTGATGCGATCAACTTCCCCGCGAGAAACCGTATTATCAGCGGTTTTTCACTTGGTACACTCGTTGTCGAAGCAGCCGAAAAAGGAGGAGCTCTGCATACTGCCGCATTCGCCATCGACCAGGGAAAAGCCGTCTTTGCAATCCCGGGCAATATCAACTCTGCAAAGTCAGGGGGTACAAACCGCCTGATCCAAAGGGGTGAAGCAAAACTCGTCATCGATACCAACGACATCCTCGATGAATTAAACATAAAACCCCTCAACACCACAGTAACCCCGAAGAATGAACCTCTGTTGGAAGAGCTTTCAATGTTTGAGGAGAAGCTCTACAGCTCAATTGAATATCAACCTCTCCACATCGATGAAATTGCATCGCTCACAGGCTTGAATGTTTCAGAATGCCTGATCAATCTGCTGCAACTCGAATTCAAGGGATTGATCAGGCAGTTACCCGGCAAAAATTTTGTCAGAATATGA
- a CDS encoding EutN/CcmL family microcompartment protein: protein MFLAKVHGNVVSSVKNKELTGQKLLLVRKIDLEGNFMDNKDIIAIDYVSAGPGDIVMVTQEGDAVQQIINNKKSPVHTIIVGVVDKISVTV, encoded by the coding sequence ATGTTCCTCGCAAAGGTTCATGGAAATGTAGTCTCTTCAGTTAAAAATAAGGAACTGACGGGTCAAAAACTCCTCCTCGTCCGTAAAATCGACCTCGAGGGGAACTTCATGGACAACAAAGACATCATCGCCATCGATTATGTTTCTGCCGGTCCCGGTGATATCGTGATGGTCACTCAGGAAGGCGATGCTGTCCAGCAAATTATTAACAATAAAAAATCCCCCGTCCACACGATAATCGTTGGTGTTGTCGATAAAATCTCCGTAACAGTTTGA
- a CDS encoding DUF3098 domain-containing protein — MAKKIQGKSSSSRSSSRQVPLWKSPSPFNIYFDTVNYLLLASGIVALIIGFVLLSQKPWDNPASLVSAPLILVAAYVLILPVAILFRKKGKAGNEVKE, encoded by the coding sequence ATGGCAAAAAAAATTCAAGGAAAATCTTCTTCAAGCAGATCTTCTTCAAGGCAGGTCCCTTTATGGAAAAGCCCTTCCCCCTTTAACATCTATTTCGATACCGTCAACTATCTCCTTCTCGCATCAGGTATCGTGGCTCTTATTATAGGTTTTGTCCTCCTTTCACAAAAACCTTGGGATAATCCTGCTTCTCTCGTCTCTGCTCCCCTTATCCTCGTGGCAGCTTATGTTCTTATTCTTCCCGTTGCCATTCTTTTTCGCAAAAAGGGGAAAGCAGGGAACGAAGTTAAAGAGTAG
- a CDS encoding outer membrane protein assembly factor, with amino-acid sequence MIRILIPFFFILLLSGPLSGQDTSSSGIFKVDSISITGNDITDNDIILAELGFGPGDAIDSLILEFNRKRIYSLQLFTSVDMILTKQDSLNLLTIAVKESWYIYPIPFIDRNDKDWTKLSFGLDVKIFNFRGRNELLSGRAKLGYDPGYSLNYSIPYFLRDQQISLQTDVSYTTRKNKSDVAEILYGQSFKQQVLRAGVSLGKRFSLFHRVFVSAGYNYIETPLYVPGINASSSNIDRYGYISFRYHYDTRNLNIAPTSGLWFGTDFTYKGIGSSEVDYSILSFDIRNYRHLTGIFYGKWRLAMREALGKNIPFYDISILGVDDRVRGHYNDHLEGNGLITGSFETWFNVLEDFPIEFKLPVIPKSLTRYRVSVGFQAFVDLGISRPSGSGYLLDRMQKGYGFGVTISVLPYNVARAEIAFDENGKSQLILDIGLSF; translated from the coding sequence TTGATTAGAATTCTCATCCCGTTTTTTTTCATTCTCCTCCTTTCCGGTCCCCTGTCCGGTCAGGACACCTCCTCTTCCGGTATCTTTAAGGTGGATTCCATTTCAATTACCGGGAATGACATCACCGATAACGATATTATTCTCGCTGAACTCGGGTTTGGTCCGGGAGATGCAATAGACTCCCTGATACTCGAATTCAACCGGAAAAGAATCTACAGCCTCCAGCTCTTCACTTCCGTTGACATGATTCTGACAAAACAGGACTCCCTTAATCTCCTCACTATCGCCGTAAAAGAGAGCTGGTATATCTATCCGATCCCTTTTATAGACAGAAACGACAAAGACTGGACAAAACTCTCTTTCGGTCTTGATGTGAAAATATTCAACTTCAGAGGAAGGAACGAATTACTCTCGGGCAGGGCCAAGCTTGGCTACGACCCCGGTTATTCGCTCAATTACAGTATTCCCTATTTTCTTAGAGATCAGCAGATATCCCTTCAAACCGATGTCAGCTATACCACGAGAAAAAACAAAAGCGATGTCGCAGAAATCCTTTACGGGCAGTCTTTTAAACAACAGGTGCTCAGAGCGGGCGTTTCTCTAGGTAAAAGATTCTCTCTTTTCCACAGGGTTTTTGTCTCAGCAGGTTACAATTACATCGAAACTCCTCTTTATGTCCCAGGAATAAACGCCTCATCATCCAACATTGACCGCTACGGATACATCTCATTCAGATATCACTATGACACCCGCAATCTGAACATCGCCCCGACAAGCGGTTTATGGTTCGGTACCGATTTTACTTATAAAGGTATTGGAAGCAGTGAAGTTGATTACAGCATTCTTTCCTTCGATATAAGAAATTACAGGCATCTCACCGGAATTTTCTACGGGAAGTGGAGGCTGGCGATGCGGGAGGCACTCGGGAAAAACATCCCATTTTACGACATCTCTATTTTAGGTGTCGATGACCGGGTCAGGGGTCACTATAATGACCATCTTGAAGGAAACGGACTCATTACAGGCTCCTTCGAAACCTGGTTCAATGTTCTTGAGGATTTTCCGATAGAGTTCAAACTACCCGTTATACCCAAAAGTCTGACCCGTTACAGAGTCAGTGTTGGTTTTCAGGCGTTTGTCGATCTTGGAATTTCGCGACCCTCCGGAAGCGGATATCTGCTCGACAGAATGCAAAAAGGGTACGGTTTCGGTGTCACCATCTCGGTGCTTCCTTATAATGTCGCAAGAGCTGAAATAGCTTTCGATGAAAATGGTAAATCACAACTGATACTAGACATTGGACTCTCTTTTTAA
- a CDS encoding CoA-binding protein: MDICNLLKTSKHICIVGISDKPGRDSGRIALMLKNEGYHVSGVHPHLKEMAGIKIYPSLTDVPGDIDIVDVFMNSNRIPEIMEDVLAVKPKALWLQLGIRNDEAVAPAVEAGIITIQDRCIAIEYRHCNSTQKVIQTFGAIY; this comes from the coding sequence ATGGATATCTGTAATCTTTTAAAGACATCAAAACACATCTGCATAGTCGGTATTTCCGACAAACCGGGAAGAGACAGCGGACGAATTGCGCTCATGCTGAAAAATGAAGGCTACCATGTTTCGGGAGTCCATCCACACCTGAAAGAAATGGCAGGAATAAAGATTTATCCTTCTCTTACTGATGTCCCGGGTGATATCGACATCGTGGATGTTTTCATGAACTCGAACAGAATCCCTGAAATCATGGAAGATGTCCTTGCCGTGAAACCAAAAGCTCTTTGGCTGCAGCTCGGAATCAGAAATGACGAGGCAGTTGCCCCCGCAGTCGAAGCAGGCATTATTACAATACAGGACCGTTGTATTGCGATAGAGTACCGTCATTGCAACAGCACTCAAAAAGTTATCCAAACCTTCGGTGCCATTTATTGA
- the gcvP gene encoding aminomethyl-transferring glycine dehydrogenase — MKTFDIFDKFEKRHIGPNAHEIKLMLDETGVESVDQLIDETVPEHIRLKEPLPHFDALTENGYLEYLRNAGKKNIIAKSYIGMGYYPTVTPAVILRNILENPGWYTQYTPYQAEIAQGRLEALMNFQTMVSDLTALPIANASLLDEGTAASEAMLMLFANKTNKSATKFFVDQDIFPQTIEVLKTRAIPKNIELVFGDFSSASLDNSYFGLILQYPSGRGEVKDYSGFISKAKALNIATVVATDLMSLALLTPPGEFGADVAVGSSQRFGIPMGFGGPHAAFFACSDKYKRVIPGRIIGASTDSAGNLAFRMALQTREQHIRREKATSNICTAQVLLAIIASMYAVYHGAEGIRQIASRIHSFTGLLDLALRDLGFKQTNSNYFDTLLIEMTPAQAAKLRTEAESLNLNFRWFENGNVGISLHQTTKIMDLIEIISAFTTAFEMNDFKLNLSELKDLVPEDYTAPFARTSEYLTHPVFKKYHSETEFLRYVKKLENKDLSLAHSMIPLGSCTMKLNATTEMIGITLPEFASIHPFAPAYQVEGYRQIIDDLSAHLADITGFPGVSLQPNSGAQGEYAGLMVIREYHLSRGDAQRNVVLIPSSAHGTNPASAVMAGMNVVVVNCDDQGNIELDDLKAKAEQHKDVLAALMVTYPSTHGVFEESIIEICEVIHKYGGQVYMDGANMNAQVGLTSPATIGADVCHLNLHKTFAIPHGGGGPGVGPICCAEQLKPFLPSHSVVKTGGESGVTAISAAPFGSALILVISLGYIKMLGSEGITNATKIAILNANYIKSKLEGYYKTLYSGKNGRIAHEMILDMREFKHSAHIEVEDMAKRLMDYSFHAPTVSFPVAGTLMVEPTESESLYELDRFINAMIAIREEIAEIENGIADVNDNVLKNSPHTQLELMTDDWNHSYSREKAAFPIPSLKSGKFWPTVKRINSALGDRNLICTCTPIEEYM; from the coding sequence ATGAAGACATTTGATATTTTCGATAAATTTGAAAAACGACATATCGGACCTAATGCACATGAAATAAAATTGATGCTGGATGAAACAGGAGTTGAATCAGTTGACCAGTTGATTGATGAAACCGTCCCCGAACACATCAGACTAAAAGAACCACTTCCCCACTTTGATGCCCTGACAGAAAACGGATACCTCGAATACCTGAGAAATGCAGGCAAAAAGAACATAATCGCAAAATCATACATTGGAATGGGATACTATCCGACTGTAACCCCGGCGGTTATTTTAAGAAATATCCTCGAAAATCCGGGCTGGTACACCCAGTACACCCCCTATCAGGCTGAAATCGCACAAGGAAGACTCGAAGCCTTAATGAATTTTCAGACCATGGTTTCCGATCTCACAGCTCTGCCGATTGCCAACGCCTCACTTTTGGATGAGGGAACTGCAGCATCCGAGGCAATGTTGATGCTTTTTGCGAATAAAACAAACAAATCCGCAACTAAATTTTTTGTGGATCAAGATATCTTTCCACAAACCATTGAGGTTTTAAAAACCCGTGCAATTCCAAAAAACATTGAACTCGTCTTCGGTGATTTTTCCTCTGCATCACTCGATAATTCATATTTTGGTTTGATTCTCCAGTACCCTTCCGGAAGAGGTGAAGTGAAGGATTACTCCGGTTTTATCAGTAAAGCAAAAGCTCTTAACATCGCTACTGTCGTGGCCACCGATCTGATGTCCCTGGCTCTCCTCACGCCTCCCGGCGAATTTGGAGCGGATGTGGCAGTTGGTTCGTCCCAAAGATTTGGGATTCCAATGGGTTTTGGCGGTCCACACGCAGCTTTCTTTGCCTGTTCTGACAAGTATAAAAGAGTAATCCCCGGCAGAATTATCGGTGCATCCACTGACTCGGCCGGAAATCTCGCTTTTAGAATGGCTCTGCAAACCAGAGAACAGCACATAAGAAGAGAAAAAGCAACGAGCAACATTTGCACAGCTCAGGTTCTTCTTGCCATCATCGCTTCGATGTACGCTGTTTATCATGGAGCCGAGGGAATTCGCCAGATTGCATCAAGAATACACAGTTTTACTGGCTTGCTCGATCTTGCTTTAAGAGACCTCGGATTCAAACAGACCAATTCAAACTATTTCGATACACTTCTCATCGAAATGACTCCGGCTCAGGCAGCAAAACTAAGAACTGAAGCTGAAAGCCTCAATCTGAATTTCCGCTGGTTCGAAAATGGAAATGTTGGAATCTCACTGCATCAGACAACCAAAATTATGGATCTGATCGAGATCATCTCCGCTTTCACAACAGCCTTCGAAATGAACGATTTCAAGCTCAATCTTTCTGAATTAAAGGATCTTGTTCCGGAAGATTACACTGCCCCGTTCGCGAGAACTTCAGAGTATCTCACTCACCCAGTATTCAAAAAATATCATTCGGAAACAGAGTTTCTTCGCTATGTGAAAAAACTGGAAAACAAAGACCTTTCCCTCGCTCATTCAATGATTCCACTCGGTTCATGCACAATGAAACTGAATGCCACAACTGAAATGATCGGAATAACTTTACCGGAATTCGCATCGATACACCCGTTTGCTCCGGCTTATCAGGTGGAAGGCTACCGTCAAATCATTGACGATCTTTCTGCTCACCTTGCTGACATTACAGGTTTCCCCGGAGTCTCACTTCAGCCAAATTCAGGCGCACAAGGTGAATACGCCGGACTTATGGTCATACGGGAATATCATCTTAGCAGAGGCGATGCACAAAGAAATGTAGTGCTGATCCCCTCCTCAGCTCACGGCACTAACCCCGCAAGTGCTGTAATGGCAGGTATGAATGTAGTTGTCGTAAATTGCGATGATCAAGGAAATATTGAACTTGATGATCTTAAAGCCAAAGCAGAACAACACAAAGATGTGCTGGCTGCACTCATGGTTACATATCCCTCCACTCATGGCGTATTTGAGGAGTCCATTATCGAGATTTGCGAAGTGATTCATAAATATGGCGGTCAGGTTTACATGGACGGTGCAAACATGAACGCTCAGGTGGGCTTGACTTCTCCTGCAACCATTGGTGCAGATGTCTGCCATCTTAATCTGCATAAAACATTTGCCATCCCTCACGGTGGTGGTGGTCCTGGTGTCGGTCCTATCTGCTGTGCAGAGCAACTGAAACCGTTTCTCCCCTCCCATTCTGTCGTAAAAACCGGCGGAGAGAGTGGCGTAACGGCAATTTCCGCCGCACCATTTGGAAGTGCACTCATACTTGTAATTTCTCTGGGATACATCAAAATGCTCGGTTCTGAAGGTATCACCAATGCGACTAAAATTGCGATCCTCAACGCCAATTATATAAAATCCAAACTTGAGGGTTACTACAAGACCCTCTATTCGGGTAAAAACGGAAGAATTGCCCATGAGATGATTCTTGACATGAGGGAGTTCAAACACTCAGCTCATATCGAAGTGGAGGACATGGCTAAAAGACTGATGGATTACAGTTTCCATGCACCCACTGTCTCTTTCCCTGTTGCCGGTACTCTTATGGTTGAGCCCACCGAGAGCGAGTCATTGTATGAACTGGACAGATTCATCAACGCCATGATCGCCATCCGTGAAGAAATCGCGGAAATCGAGAATGGCATCGCTGATGTGAACGACAATGTTCTGAAAAACTCTCCTCATACCCAGTTGGAATTGATGACAGACGATTGGAATCATTCATACAGCAGAGAAAAAGCTGCTTTCCCGATTCCGTCTCTGAAATCGGGTAAATTCTGGCCCACAGTAAAAAGGATCAACTCCGCACTGGGAGACAGAAACCTGATCTGCACATGCACCCCGATTGAAGAGTACATGTAA
- a CDS encoding M3 family metallopeptidase, with the protein MRTAILSLAILIMMFQTNNGQKNNLNNNDNPFFKEWKTPFGTPPFTEIKLEHYLPAYEEGIKQQTIEIEKIIAGRETPDFKNTIEAMELSGSLLSKVDRVFQNLVSVITNAEMQVLSEKFAIMLAKHRDDIYLNDKLFKRIKTVYENRDKEKLNEEQSLLLKNYYLDFVRGGANLNEAQKTKLRAINEELSKLNVLYGDNVRKENGKFNLVVDKEADLAGLSQDMISAASEKATAKGLKGKWVFTIDKPTLLPFLQFAQNRSLREKMYKAYVNRGNNKDELDNKKVLSRIVSLRVQKANLLGYKNWADFVLEKKMAKTPENAYKFLYDVWKPTLKRAQSEVDEMQKIIDKEGGKFKLEPWDWWFYAEKVKKAKYDLDEEMLRPYFKLENVLNGVFAVSTKLFGIQFVPRPDIEVYHPDVKAFEVRESSGKHIGILYTDYYPRDSKTNGAWCENFRLQSNINGNFIAPVIYNVGNFSKPTADKPALISLDEVRTLFHEFGHALHFLLANVTYPGSSSVPADFVELPSQIMEKWALQPEVLRMYAKHFATGELMPDSLIKKIDNAGKFNQGFETGEYIAASILDLDWHTLTDPAEKDVAAFEKQSLEKMGILPEFLPRYMSTNFLHIAVWGYEAGYYSYLWAAVLDADAFEAFEEKGIFDQKTASEYRKYILEPLGSVDLMGNYKKFRGREPKVDALLKSRGLE; encoded by the coding sequence ATGAGAACAGCAATTTTAAGTCTGGCAATACTGATTATGATGTTTCAAACAAATAATGGACAGAAAAACAATTTGAATAACAACGACAATCCTTTCTTTAAAGAGTGGAAAACCCCGTTTGGCACTCCACCGTTTACAGAGATAAAACTTGAACATTACCTTCCGGCATATGAGGAAGGGATAAAACAACAGACGATAGAGATTGAAAAGATTATTGCCGGCAGGGAAACACCCGATTTTAAAAACACAATCGAAGCTATGGAACTTTCGGGTTCACTTCTTTCCAAAGTTGACCGTGTATTTCAAAATCTTGTTTCAGTGATAACGAATGCCGAAATGCAGGTGTTGTCGGAGAAGTTTGCAATTATGCTGGCAAAGCACAGGGATGATATTTATTTGAATGATAAACTTTTCAAGCGAATAAAGACAGTATATGAAAATCGCGATAAAGAAAAGCTGAATGAAGAACAATCACTCCTCCTTAAAAATTATTACCTTGATTTTGTAAGAGGTGGTGCCAACCTGAATGAAGCACAGAAGACAAAACTCAGAGCGATAAATGAGGAACTTTCCAAGCTCAATGTGCTTTATGGTGACAATGTCAGGAAAGAGAACGGCAAATTTAATCTTGTAGTCGATAAAGAAGCTGATCTGGCGGGTTTATCGCAGGATATGATTTCGGCCGCATCTGAAAAAGCCACCGCAAAGGGACTTAAAGGGAAATGGGTTTTTACTATCGACAAACCAACACTTCTGCCGTTTCTTCAGTTTGCTCAAAACAGGAGCTTGCGCGAAAAGATGTATAAGGCATATGTGAACAGAGGAAACAATAAAGACGAACTCGACAACAAGAAAGTACTCTCCAGAATTGTTTCGCTAAGGGTTCAAAAAGCAAACCTGCTTGGTTATAAAAATTGGGCTGATTTCGTTCTCGAGAAGAAAATGGCTAAAACTCCTGAAAATGCGTACAAATTCCTGTATGATGTCTGGAAACCGACACTGAAACGGGCTCAATCCGAAGTTGACGAAATGCAGAAAATCATCGACAAGGAAGGTGGTAAATTCAAACTTGAGCCATGGGACTGGTGGTTTTATGCCGAAAAAGTAAAGAAAGCCAAGTACGATCTCGACGAGGAAATGCTGAGGCCCTACTTCAAACTGGAAAATGTCCTGAACGGTGTATTTGCAGTTTCCACCAAGCTTTTTGGGATTCAGTTTGTACCGAGACCTGATATTGAAGTGTATCATCCTGATGTTAAAGCATTCGAGGTCAGGGAATCATCGGGAAAGCATATCGGAATTTTGTATACCGATTACTATCCAAGGGACAGCAAGACAAACGGTGCATGGTGCGAGAATTTCAGACTTCAAAGCAACATTAACGGGAATTTCATTGCTCCTGTGATCTATAATGTAGGGAATTTCTCAAAGCCAACTGCGGACAAACCTGCTTTAATCAGTCTGGATGAGGTCAGGACGCTGTTCCATGAATTTGGTCATGCCCTGCATTTCCTTCTTGCGAATGTAACTTATCCGGGGTCCTCATCTGTTCCTGCTGATTTTGTTGAATTGCCTTCACAGATTATGGAGAAATGGGCACTTCAACCGGAGGTGCTGCGGATGTACGCAAAGCATTTTGCAACCGGAGAACTGATGCCTGATTCGCTAATCAAAAAGATTGACAATGCAGGGAAGTTCAATCAGGGATTTGAGACCGGTGAGTATATCGCTGCATCAATACTTGACCTCGACTGGCACACATTGACAGATCCCGCTGAAAAGGATGTAGCAGCTTTTGAGAAACAGTCACTGGAAAAAATGGGCATTTTACCCGAGTTTCTGCCAAGGTACATGAGCACTAACTTCCTGCATATTGCAGTTTGGGGATATGAGGCAGGATACTACAGTTATCTTTGGGCTGCCGTTTTGGATGCAGATGCATTCGAAGCGTTTGAAGAAAAGGGAATTTTTGATCAGAAAACTGCATCAGAATACAGAAAGTACATACTCGAACCCCTTGGAAGTGTGGATCTGATGGGAAATTACAAAAAATTCCGCGGCAGAGAACCAAAAGTGGACGCCCTGCTTAAGTCAAGAGGGCTGGAGTAG
- a CDS encoding DUF4160 domain-containing protein, which produces MPEISRFYGIIITMYYNDHNPPHFHARYGDDVVIVSIEDMEIIEGNFPSRASNMVLEWAKQNKIKLQENWDNIRNEKPVFRIEPLV; this is translated from the coding sequence ATGCCTGAAATTTCTCGATTTTATGGGATCATTATCACAATGTACTATAATGATCATAATCCCCCTCATTTTCATGCCAGATATGGAGATGATGTTGTAATCGTTTCAATCGAAGACATGGAAATTATTGAAGGAAATTTTCCGAGTAGAGCGTCTAATATGGTGTTGGAGTGGGCAAAGCAGAATAAAATTAAACTCCAAGAAAACTGGGATAACATTAGAAATGAAAAACCTGTTTTTAGAATTGAACCCTTAGTTTAG